The genomic region TTGATATTTTTAACTATTAAATAAGTTAGAATTATAGACGAAATCAGAAATGGAATACTTGTCCAAAAAGCCAATTCATAAAGAGATTCATAATTCCAATTACCAGAAGTTAAAAAATAAACCGAAATCCATAAGAGTAAAATCCCGATTAATTGAGTCAGGTTTTTAGTCCAATTTATTTTCACAAATAAGCTCAAAATCAGCAATATTTTTCCAATTAAAGATAGAAGTCCGATTGTCATAATATTGTCATCAAAATTTCCAGTTAATGTAAATCCGTAATTATCAATTAAATTCGAAATATATGCAATATCAATTATTCCCATAATTCCAATTCCGTGTCCAGCTCCAATTATTATGAACGAATGAATGAGTATTGTAAATATTGTTACTTTTTTTATTTCGCTCATTTTTAAAAATGGGATTTTCCAATTATTCTCGTTTTTCAGCTTGTTGCCAACGGTTTTGTGTATGATTTCGTTGCGTGTTTGAGCAACTAAATTAGCAAATACAAACCGAATAGAAAATCTGTGAGGATTTTCGTAAGTAGGCGATTACTAGCAATGAATTATACACGTTGTTGGCAATAGTTATTTTATTTTCTTTCCGTTTTTATATTCTTTTTTTGTTTCGGCTCCATCATCTTTTAGGCAATATTCTATTCCGTTTTTCTTTCCATTTATAAATTCACAACGATATTTCAATTTCTCTCCGTCTTCTGAATATCCCAATTCAAGTCCGTTTTTCTTTTTACCAAGGTATTGACAGCTATAAGTCAGTTTTCCGTTTTTAAATTGTTCTACAAGAATTTTTATTCCATCATTGTTATAGGTTGTTGTTTCAAAGATTTCGCCTTCTAAATTGTATTTAATTTCTTTTGAAAGAACTAATGGTTTTTCAGGATTGTAAATGCTCTTATTGGATACTCTTATTTCTTTTCCATTATAATATAAATTGCTCGAGAGAATTATTCCATTTTTATATACCTCTTCATAAACTAAATGTCCATTTTTCCGTTTGCTTTGAGCAGTTCCAGTAAAGAGTTTATCATTTGAAACTTTATAAACCAAATTATTCTCAATGTAGGTTTCTTTCATTCCGATTTTTTCTTGCGAAATCAGTTCATTGAAAGTAAAGAACATTAATAAAATCAATATGTTTCTAAATTTGGTCATAATTATTGCCAACGATCTCGGCTATGATTAGTACGGGAATAAAAAAGAAATTAATTTCCGATTAAGCACTTAGCCAAAACTTTTTATTTTGTTTTAATTTTTCATTTTTTAAAGCCAGATCAAAAGATTTGGCGGACATTATAAAAATACACTAAACTTTATATTAAGCACTTAGCCCCGTATTAATTATAGCCCTTGTTGTACACAGTTGTTTTTATTCCGTTTTTGTTATTGATTTCAATGTGTATTTATCATTAGCCATCACATCAAATACTTTTGATTCACCTGTCTTTAGTCACTTTTTGTAAATCAATTTTCCGTTGAGATAAATATAAAGTTCATTGTCCGTTGTCCTTTCTTTAAAAACCATTTTTATATAAATAATTATTAATATTCATCTTCCATAGTTTTGTCAATCCAATCAATAAAATTTTTCCATTTATAATTTGGGTCAGATTCAATTCCATTCGAGTTGTGGTCAAAAACAACTATAGGAAATTCACTTTCAGAACTTCGATTGTCAAAGCACCAGAAGTCTCCATTATCTCGTTTAAAAGGTGTTAAGTATTTTGGAAAGTTTAACTCAGCATAATCTTTTAAAACCTCTTCTAAATTCATATAAGGTTCCAAATTTTTATTCGCAAAACCAAACCCTTCAAAAGCAAAATCTCCAATAGGAACTTCTTTACAATATTTGAGCTGAAAATCAATAAATGACTTTGGATAGTTACAATTATATTTCTCAATTAATTTATTCAAATCCGTTTCATTTGGTTCAGGTGAATTTGATGGAAATGCTTGAGCTCGGTCTGAATATTTTTCTTTTAAATCATTAAATGTCATTTTCTGGAAATTGTGTACAACGTTTATGCTATGTGTCCGTTGCGGTTTTAATTTCGAATATAATCAAAATAGTTGAGAGGTTTATACTTGCGTTGATTTTCCGCTGAGGAAAATCAGCAGCAATGGCATATAGCTACTGTTGGGGCGCGTTACATTCCGTCGCCGCCCATAGTTTTTCAGTTCAGTTCCCTAAAGTTCGCATATTTTTGGATAGGGAAGGAGATTGGAGCTCCGTCGTACATTTCGTTCTGGAAACGAGTTTTGTCTGCTTTTTGGGTTGTCGTATAGGAACTGGATTTTCTTTCCTTTAATGCGCCCCAACGTTTATGCTATGTGTCCGTTGCGGTTTCAATTTCGAATATAATCAAAATAGTTGAGAGCTCTGTTCTTGCGTTGATTTTCCGCTGAGGAAAATCAGCAGCAATGGCATATAGCTACTGTTGGGGCGCGTTACATTCCGTCGCCGCCCATAGTTTTTCAGTTCAGTTCCCTAAAGTTCGCATATTTTTGGATAGGGAAGGAGATTGGAGTTCCGTCGTACATTTCGTGATGGAAACGAGTTTTGTCTGCTTTTTGGGTTGTCTTAGAGGAACTGGATTTTCTTTCCTTTAATGCGCCCCAACGGTTATGTGTAAGACCAGTAATGCTATTCTCACGGCAAACAGGCTCTAAAAATCACTATTTGCCCAACTGCATGCTGATTTTGGCATTATTGGTTTTACACGGTGTTGCCCACCGTTTTTATTCCGTTGTTTTTATTTCAATTGTTTGTTTCTTTTCAGATGGATTTTTAATTCGAACGTTAATTTTTGAATAATTCCACTCGTTATTTATTCTGTCCGCTGTGATGTCCATTCGAGCTTTTCCTTTCGTTCCGATTATTCGAACTGTTGAGTTCACAGTTCGATAGTCATTGCTGTAGTCGGTTTGCCCCTCTAAGATTGCCATTTTGTCAATCGGTTCAATCTCGCCGAGTAATTCAGTCACTTTTTGGTCGGAATTTACTTTTTCAATTGCATTTGTGTAAAGTTCAGTATCTGCGTATGCTTGAGCAAAATCAGTCGCCATTCCGCTCATTCCAGAAGAAAAGAATACTGTAATCGCAATTACAAATATTCCACAAACTGGAACAAACCATTTCCAGTTCCGTTTCCACCAACTTTTATGTTCTATTAGTTCGTTATTCATTTCATAAATTTTATTTCGTTCCGATTTTCTCAAATGGTGGGCAACGGTCAAATGTATGGCCTGTTTCAATAGGCTATACATATTGTTATGCACTGTAATTTACTTACTTTTTCGCTTTGTGCGCTAAATTTTCTCAATTATTTTTCCGGAGCGGAACTTATGGTGTATATGCCCGATATGCACTGTAAGCGCCGTGTGGCGACTCCTTTACCTTTTTATTGGGGGCTGGTTCAACTTGGCAAACACTTGACATTGTCAAATATTTACGCTACCTTGACCAAAAGCTTTTTGTTCGCTCACATGCGTACCGGTAAGTGTAACTTTCCCACGATGCCAATCGAAAAAGCTTGTCCGTAAACCTTCCAAAACGTCAGGTTACCGCTCCTTCCCATAAAAACCTTAAAGTAAGCAGCCCAGGAAAAACGAATTGTGTCCGCCGTAAGTAAATTATTGTGCCTAACGTGTTTGTATATGGTTTGTTGCGTGGTTTAAGCAACTAATTTAGCAAATAAAAACCGAATAGAAAATCCGCGAGGATTTTCGTAAGTAGGCTAGAACTAGCAATAAATTATATACGGTGTTGTAGTGCGTTTTTATTTTAACTTATTTTCATTTTCTATAATTCCGTTAAATTGTTTCTTATAATTCTCTTTTTCCATAAAAGGATAAATTCTCTCATTATTTTCAAATTCTCCCTTTAATAATTGATAGAAAGAATTATTTTGATTAGATTTTTTGTTCTTCTTTGTACTTGTAAGGTTGAAAATTTTAGTTAATGAATTAGCAAATTTTCTTCTATCTCCATTCTTTATTTCCGCTATCCATCCTTTTTTTTCCAATTCTAAAATTAATTCACAAAGTTCTTGTTGAGAACCATTCCAATCGATGCTGAAAATATTATTTTCTACGTAATTTAATTCATTTCCAATACTTAAGTTTTCAGTTGAAATCGTTAATAAATTTAATCGTTGTTCTATAAATTCAATAAGCATTTCTAATATCAAGTCAGATATTTGTTTATTAAGTTTAACACACCAAAATAAATCTATTTGCTTTGTTTTATCTTTTAAAACACTTTTATATCTATTTAAAATACTTAATAAAATTTTCGTTTCATCATTTATTCCAACAAAGTAATGTTGCTTTAAGGTATTTGCTAAAAAGTCTTCGTAGTTATAAACTAAACAATGAAAAAATGTTGATATAAAATCTTCAATTGTTTCAGAGTTGTGTTCTGGTTTAAAAGTCTTTCTTTTTTCAAGAAGTTCATTTTTTTTGTCTATTGATAATTGATTATCAAGTTCAATTAATTCATAGTGCAATTCAAATATTTCTGTAGCAAAAACTGAAACACTAATTTCTTGATTTGCTTCTTCTATTTCTAAAGGGAAATTTTTAAAAATCAAGTCGTAATAATGTAAAACTTCTTTTTTATTAAATTTCCTAAATATCATTCTACTTAATGAAGTTATTTCTAATTCATCTTTCCATAATATTTGGTTAATGTCATCAATTTTTTTTGCGAAATGTAAAGAGTGTAATATCATCTTGTTTTTTGTTTCAAATGTAGAGTGAATAAATTCAAATTTCAATTACATCTCACTTACGGTATGTCGTTTCTCAAATGCACTACAACGGTCTAGTATAACCGTCAGTTACGGGTTAATATACGCAGACTTTTCGGTTTAGCAGAGGTGTTAGCAATTCCGAGTGGATTCGGACGTAGTCGAATCCGCCGTAATTGCGGTTATACATTGTTAGCAAACGTTTTTATTTGTCGGTTCAATTATTATTTTTTTCATTCCGTTTATAAAATTCAGTTCCATTAGTTTTGTCGAAATCCATAAAAAAGGAAACAGAACAAACCATAAGCAACCAAATCCAGTATAATAACCAAAATTTTTTCCGTCAAATTTTTTATTCCAATACACTTTTGACTGATAGTGTTTTCCGAGTAAGTAAAAATCCTTACTCGACCAGCCTTTTTCAAGTGCAGGTTCAAGAAATTCATTCAGTCGTTGCTTTTCCGTTTCGTTAAATTCCGCTTCCCAAAATTCTCCAGACCAACCTTTCGTTTTAGAATTATAGAATTGAACATCTCCGATTTTCTTCCAATCTTCGTCAGGATAAATAAAGTCAAACCTTGTTTTGGTCAGATTGTGAGTCAAACTATAAATTCCAATTTCTCCAATTTGAGTTTTATCATCAATTTTGAATTCAGAAATTGGTTTAAATGTTGATTCTATGTATTCTTTCCAGTCTTTCACTCAAATGTTTGCTAACGGTTTTGTGTATGATTAGTGGCGTGTTTAAGCACCTAATTCAGCAAATAAAAACTGAATAGAAAATCCGCGAGGATTTTCGTAAGCAAGCTCTAACTAGCCATTAATTATACACGGTGTTACCACACGTTTTTTATTTCAGGTTGATATTTATATGGATTTTCAAATTCAGTTTTTCCATCGTGATAGATTAAAAATTCCACGTTATTTTCTTTAAATTCTATAGTTTCTATTTTATTGATTCCAGTCACGCAAGAATTATTCCCAACGTATTGTTGCTTATCCAAAATTCCGAATTGTGATTTCGTAATTACTAAACTTTCTCCACAAGCGAAAAATCCGCCAACTCGAACTTCCACATTATGATTTTCATTAATTTCCGATTTTGCCATAGGTGATTGAAAAGGAAGAGTTATCAAATAAAAAAAGACAAGTCCTATTTCCGAAAACAAACTTAAAATTCCAAAAACAAAGATTGGTATTGTCAAAATTCCGCTCAATATTTTAGTCATACTTTTTTTAGTCAATCCGAAAAGTAGAATTGTAGACAGCAAGAAAATCAGCCCGATTATTGAGGTTGTGTATTTTCCTTTTAGTCGGAAGTCAAAAACCAGAAGTACAATACAGATTAAAATTCCGATTAATGAGTAAAATGAGATTTTTTTAATAACTTTTTCCAATTTTGGAAAGTTGTATTTTTTCAAAATCAGCACAAAACTAATTCCTGAAAATATTGTTATTAAAACTATAAATGTCGTCATTTCTCAAATGTGTGGTAACGGTCAAATGTATGGCCTGTTTCAATAGGCTATACATATTGTTATGCACTGTAATTTACTTACTTTTTCGCTTTGTGCGCTAAATTTTCTCAATTATTTTTCCGGAGCGGAACTTATGGTGTATATGCCCGATATGCACTGTAAGCGCCGTGTGGCGACTCCTTTACCTTTTTATTGGGGGCTGGTTCAACTTGGCAAACACTTGACATTGTCAAATATTTACGCTACCTTGACCAAAAGCTTTTTGTTCGCTCACATGCGTACCGGTAAGTGTAACTTTCCCACGATGCCAATCGAAAAAGCTTGTCCGTAAACCTTCCAAAACGTCAGGTTACCGCTCCTTCCCATAAAAACCTTAAAGTAAGCAGCCCAGGAAAAACGAATTGTGTCCGCCGTAAGTAAATTATTGTGCCTAACGGTTTTGTGTATGATTTCGTTGCGTGTTTGAGCAACTAAATTAGCAAATACAAACCGAATAGAAAATCTGTGAGGATTTTCGTAAGTAGGCGATTACTAGCAATGAATTATACACGTTGTTGGCAATAGTTATTTTATTTTCTTTCCGTTTTTATATTCTTTTTTTGTTTCGGCTCCATCATCTTTTAGGCAATATTCTATTCCGTTTTTCTTTCCATTTATAAATTCACAACGATATTTCAATTTCTCTCCGTCTTCTGAATATCCCAATTCAAGTCCGTTTTTCTTTTTACCAAGGTATTGACAGCTATAAGTCAGTTTTCCGTTTTTAAATTGTTCTACAAGAATTTTTATTCCATCATTGTTATAGGTTGTTGTTTCAAAGATTTCGCCTTCTAAATTGTATTTAATTTCTTTTGAAAGAACTAATGGTTTTTCAGGATTGTAAATGCTCTTATTGGATACTCTTATTTCTTTTCCATTATAATATAAATTGCTCGAGAGAATTATTCCATTTTTATATACCTCTTCATAAACTAAATGTCCATTTTTCCGTTTGCTTTGAGCAGTTCCAGTAAAGAGTTTATCATTTGAAACTTTATAAACCAAATTATTCTCAATGTAGGTTTCTTTCATTCCGATTTTTTCTTGCGAAATCAGTTCATTGAAAGTAAAGAACATTAATAAAATCAATATGTTTCTAAATTTGGTCATAATTATTGCCAACGGTTTTGTGTATGATTTCGTTGCGTGTTTGAGCAACTAAATTAGCAAATACAAACCGAATAGAAAATCTGTGAGGATTTTCGTAAGTAGGCGATTACTAGCAATGAATTATACACGTTGTTGGCAATAGTTATTTTATTTTCTTTCCGTTTTTATATTCTTTTTTTGTTTCGGCTCCATCATCTTTTAGGCAATATTCTATTCCGTTTTTCTTTCCATTTATAAATTCACAACGATATTTCAATTTCTCTCCGTCTTCTGAATATCCCAATTCAAGTCCGTTTTTCTTTTTACCAAGGTATTGACAGCTATAAGTCAGTTTTCCGTTTTTAAATTGTTCTACAAGAATTTTTATTCCATCATTGTTATAGGTTGTTGTTTCAAAGATTTCGCCTTCTAAATTGTATTTAATTTCTTTTGAAAGAACTAATGGTTTTTCAGGATTGTAAATGCTCTTATTGGATACTCTTATTTCTTTTCCATTATAATATAAATTGCTCGAGAGAATTATTCCATTTTTATATACCTCTTCATAAACTAAATGTCCATTTTTCCGTTTGCTTTGAGCAGTTCCAGTAAAGAGTTTATCATTTGAAACTTTATAAACCAAATTATTCTCAATGTAGGTTTCTTTCATTCCGATTTTTTCTTGCGAAATCAGTTCATTGAAAGTAAAGAACATTAATAAAATCAATATGTTTCTAAATTTGGTCATAATTATTGCCAACGGTTTTGTATATGGCTCGTAGCGTGTAAATTAGCGATAACTATTCGGTTAAGCACGAGCCGAATTTTTTAATTTTCTTATTACCTTTTTTTCAATAAGCCAAATTAAAAAATTTGGCGGACTTGCAAAAATGCCTTAACTTCGATTAAGTAACTATTTAGCTATGAGCTATATACGTTGTTAGGCAACGTTTTTATTTCCGTAATGTTCAATTTCGTTCAGCTCTTTTTGTTTACTTTCTTTTTCCTCTTCGATGTCATAATCATCTTGAATTCCAAGCCAAAATTTTGCAGAATTTCCAAAATATTTACTCAATCGTAAGGCAGTGTCTGCTGTGATTCTGCGTTTACCTTTTATAATTTCAGATATTCGAGTTTGAGGAATTTTCAAGTCCTTTGAAAGTCGGTATGCCGTAATTTCAAGTGGTTCAAGAAATTCAAAATTCAAAATTTCTCCTGGATGTACGTTTGCTAACTTTTCCATTATTTTACTTTTTTTAGTGATAATCGATTATTTCCACTTCGCTTGCGTTTCCGCTTTCCCAATTGAATATAATCCGCCATTGTTTATTAATCCGAATACTGTAAAACTCTTTTAATTTCCCAGTTAGTTTTTCAAGTCGGTTTGAAGGCGGAATTTTCAAATCGGATATATCCTGCGAATTATTCAACATTCTTAATTTCCGACGTCCAACGTTCTGTATTTCAATCGGCATTTTTTTTACTCGGATTCCATTCCAGATTTGTTCCGTCTGTTTTGAGCCAAAAGAAATAATCATAGTTTTGTTTTACGTTACTAACGTCAAAGATAAGTAAATTATTTGAATGTTTGCAGATTTTTTTTCAAATGTTGCCTAACGTTTATGCTATGTGTCCGTTGCGGTTTCAATTTCGAATATAATCAAAATAGTTGAGAGCTCTGTTCTTGCGTTGATTTTCCGCTGAGGAAAATCAGCAGCAATGGCATATAGCTACTGTTGGGGCGCGTTACATTCCGTCGCCGCCCATAGTTTTTCAGTTCAGTTCCCTAAAGTTCGCATATTTTTGGATAGGGAAGGAGATTGGAGTTCCGTCGTACATTTCGTGATGGAAACGAGTTTTGTCTGCTTTTTGGGTTGTCTTAGAGGAACTGGATTTTCTTTCCTTTAATGCGCCCCAACGGTTGTATATATGACTATTGCATATATAAGACTTTGTATTGGTTTATTTTAAGTTATTGATATTCAGTTTTTTATTGTTTAAAAGTGCATCCAAAGGGTTTTGGAGGTTTTGCAACGATCTAGTGGATACATGTGCGTAAATGGCTGTTGTTTTAGGGCTGTTATGTCCTAATAATTGTTGTATATACCTCATATCTGTACCACGATCTAAAAGATGTGTCGCAAATGTATGCCGAAGCGTATGGGGCGTGACATCTTTATTTATTTTTGCCAATTTAACACTTTTCCTTAATGCCATTCGTATACTGCTCGCAGAATATGCTTTCCTGTTTGAACCCTCTAAAATCCAATAATTAGGTTTATACTCTTTTAAATAAGTAACAAGTACTGGTTTTATAGCTTTACTTATAATGGAAACTCTATCTTTTTTGCCTTTCGCTCCTCGAATATAAACTATATTTCTATCTAAATCAAAATCTTTAATTCTCAAGTTTAGTAATTCGCTAATGCGCACTCCAGTGCTGTACATTAAAGCAAATGCCAATCGGTGCTTTAAGTTTTTGGTGGCAGCAAAAATCTTTAATACGTCTTCTTCACTTAAAACAGTTGGTAGTTTAGATTCTTTTCGGGGCCGATCAATATAATAAGTGCTGCGTTCTTGTCCCTCTACTTTTTCCAAATAAAATTTTATGGCATTTATGGCCTGATTTTGAGTGCTAATGGCCACCTTTCTTCTATTAACAAGCCAATCTTGATAGTTTCGTATATCGTTTTCATCAAAGGATTGTATATCTATAGGATGTATAAAATGTAAAAATTCATTAAATAGATAACTATAAGTTTTTTGAGTGCTTAGACTGTAGCGCTTCCGCTGTAAGGTAGCTGTAAACTCTTCGGGCACTAAA from Galbibacter sp. BG1 harbors:
- a CDS encoding HigA family addiction module antitoxin encodes the protein MEKLANVHPGEILNFEFLEPLEITAYRLSKDLKIPQTRISEIIKGKRRITADTALRLSKYFGNSAKFWLGIQDDYDIEEEKESKQKELNEIEHYGNKNVA
- a CDS encoding SMI1/KNR4 family protein, whose amino-acid sequence is MTFNDLKEKYSDRAQAFPSNSPEPNETDLNKLIEKYNCNYPKSFIDFQLKYCKEVPIGDFAFEGFGFANKNLEPYMNLEEVLKDYAELNFPKYLTPFKRDNGDFWCFDNRSSESEFPIVVFDHNSNGIESDPNYKWKNFIDWIDKTMEDEY
- the xerA gene encoding site-specific tyrosine recombinase/integron integrase, with protein sequence MNTLPTVLVKKLKHQEKDVLGLYFEYNEEFIKICKNINSSWSNSKRCWWLSDTKDNLIHLKNAFKDKFLLRFELYTDASIKKSSNKVNLVPEEFTATLQRKRYSLSTQKTYSYLFNEFLHFIHPIDIQSFDENDIRNYQDWLVNRRKVAISTQNQAINAIKFYLEKVEGQERSTYYIDRPRKESKLPTVLSEEDVLKIFAATKNLKHRLAFALMYSTGVRISELLNLRIKDFDLDRNIVYIRGAKGKKDRVSIISKAIKPVLVTYLKEYKPNYWILEGSNRKAYSASSIRMALRKSVKLAKINKDVTPHTLRHTFATHLLDRGTDMRYIQQLLGHNSPKTTAIYAHVSTRSLQNLQNPLDALLNNKKLNINNLK
- a CDS encoding type II toxin-antitoxin system RelE/ParE family toxin — translated: MIISFGSKQTEQIWNGIRVKKMPIEIQNVGRRKLRMLNNSQDISDLKIPPSNRLEKLTGKLKEFYSIRINKQWRIIFNWESGNASEVEIIDYH
- a CDS encoding cytochrome c oxidase assembly factor Coa1 family protein → MNNELIEHKSWWKRNWKWFVPVCGIFVIAITVFFSSGMSGMATDFAQAYADTELYTNAIEKVNSDQKVTELLGEIEPIDKMAILEGQTDYSNDYRTVNSTVRIIGTKGKARMDITADRINNEWNYSKINVRIKNPSEKKQTIEIKTTE